In Hymenobacter sublimis, a single genomic region encodes these proteins:
- a CDS encoding TROVE domain-containing protein, with protein sequence MRFNFPFRPPTPAPVLNHEGAPATMLTPALELYAAVATAALSDQFYETADTRLVRLRELVARNDAEFVARLAVYARERLYLRSVPLVLAVELARLHQGTNLVSRLVARVVQRPDEITELLAYYAQANGRTGLKTLNRLSKQVQKGLAQAFNRFDGYQLAKYDRAGTVRLRDALFLVHPRPADEGQQALFNQLVAGTLPTPYTWETELSALGQVGFTSEAERAAAFRQKWTELIGSGKLGYMALLRNLRNILQAGVPAEAVAQVCATLADARAVARSKQLPFRFLAAYREVKALEAGTLQSVLMAVGLRQSPVPQVLEALEAAIGHSAANLRGFGSETRVVVACDVSGSMQQPISQRSKVLYYDVGLVLGMLLQSRCQNVVTGMFGDTWKRLTLPRGPILRNVQEFYRREGEVGYSTNGYLVIEDLRRRREVVDKVMLFTDCQLWNSHFNGTNMAKEWAEYRRTVAPQAQLYLFDLAGHGTAPLQVHPEQGAALIAGWSDKIFDVLAALDNGGFALTEIEQIVL encoded by the coding sequence ATGCGTTTCAACTTCCCCTTCCGCCCGCCTACTCCGGCTCCGGTGCTCAACCACGAGGGTGCACCGGCTACTATGCTCACTCCCGCGCTGGAGCTGTACGCCGCCGTGGCTACTGCCGCCCTCAGCGACCAGTTCTACGAAACCGCCGATACCCGCTTAGTGCGTCTGCGCGAATTAGTGGCTCGCAACGATGCGGAGTTCGTGGCCCGCCTAGCTGTGTATGCCCGCGAAAGGCTGTATTTGCGCTCCGTGCCGCTGGTATTGGCCGTAGAGCTGGCCCGCTTGCACCAGGGTACCAACCTGGTCAGCCGCCTGGTAGCTCGTGTGGTACAGCGCCCCGACGAAATCACGGAGCTGCTGGCCTATTACGCCCAAGCCAACGGCCGCACCGGCCTCAAAACCCTCAACCGTCTCTCCAAGCAGGTGCAGAAAGGGTTGGCCCAAGCCTTCAACCGCTTCGACGGCTACCAACTGGCCAAGTACGACCGGGCCGGCACCGTGCGCCTCCGCGACGCCCTGTTCCTGGTGCACCCGCGCCCCGCCGACGAAGGCCAGCAAGCCTTATTTAACCAGCTGGTGGCCGGCACCCTCCCTACGCCCTACACCTGGGAGACTGAATTGTCGGCTCTGGGACAGGTAGGATTTACGTCGGAGGCAGAGCGGGCGGCCGCTTTCCGCCAGAAGTGGACGGAGCTAATTGGTAGCGGCAAGTTGGGCTACATGGCCCTGCTACGCAACCTGCGCAACATCCTGCAGGCTGGTGTACCAGCCGAGGCAGTAGCGCAAGTGTGTGCCACCCTCGCCGATGCGCGGGCCGTAGCCCGCAGCAAGCAGCTGCCCTTCCGCTTTCTGGCCGCTTACCGTGAGGTAAAGGCTTTGGAAGCAGGCACGCTGCAGTCGGTGCTGATGGCAGTGGGGTTGCGCCAGAGCCCGGTGCCGCAGGTGCTGGAAGCCCTGGAAGCGGCCATCGGCCACAGCGCCGCCAACCTGCGCGGCTTCGGCTCGGAAACTCGGGTAGTGGTAGCTTGTGACGTGTCGGGCTCCATGCAACAGCCTATTTCTCAGCGCAGCAAAGTGCTGTACTACGACGTGGGCCTGGTGCTGGGCATGCTCCTGCAGAGCCGCTGCCAGAACGTGGTAACCGGCATGTTCGGCGACACCTGGAAGCGGCTGACGCTGCCCCGTGGCCCCATTTTGCGCAACGTGCAGGAGTTTTACCGCCGCGAAGGCGAGGTAGGCTACAGCACTAACGGCTACCTGGTTATCGAGGACTTGCGCCGCCGCCGGGAGGTAGTAGATAAGGTAATGCTCTTCACCGACTGCCAGCTCTGGAACTCTCACTTCAACGGCACCAACATGGCCAAAGAATGGGCGGAGTACCGGCGCACCGTTGCTCCACAGGCCCAGCTATACCTCTTCGACCTAGCCGGTCATGGCACCGCGCCCCTGCAAGTACACCCCGAACAAGGTGCAGCCCTGATTGCCGGCTGGTCGGATAAGATTTTCGACGTGCTGGCCGCCCTCGACAATGGCGGATTCGCTCTTACCGAAATCGAACAGATAGTGTTGTAA
- a CDS encoding sensor histidine kinase — translation MLSKNKTTRQRVLRVVVHVAAWVGVAFIPRLLSDNPPPFQLRHLTLPLQLAGYFYLNYYVLIPRLFARKKFALYFLVALGLLGLMYMPMLLRMAGIIQPMHHRPPGAMHYSRPPQGLWVMGILVWIISSGLRITSEWFDADSARRDLENKQLTAELAFLKSQVSPHFLFNTLNNIYSLAQLKSDDTPEAIMQLSQLMRYMLYESAAARVPLARETEYLRTYIDLQRLRLDPEEVDIRFTVDGPLDGHLIEPMLLIPFVENAFKHGISAQNFSRIAVNLIVREDQLLFTVQNSRFPRTGGHDPNSGIGLPNVRQRLHLLYPDGRHQLHVEETDDEFMVELTLTLAYAPVPAR, via the coding sequence ATGTTAAGCAAGAACAAAACCACTCGTCAGCGGGTGCTGCGCGTGGTTGTGCACGTCGCGGCCTGGGTGGGGGTAGCCTTTATTCCGCGTCTGCTGTCGGATAACCCGCCGCCATTTCAGCTACGACACCTGACGCTGCCGCTGCAGCTGGCGGGCTACTTCTACCTGAATTACTACGTGCTGATTCCGCGCCTTTTTGCCCGGAAGAAGTTTGCGCTTTATTTCCTGGTAGCCTTGGGTTTGCTGGGGTTGATGTACATGCCCATGCTACTGCGGATGGCGGGCATTATCCAGCCCATGCACCACCGGCCGCCGGGCGCCATGCACTACTCGCGGCCGCCCCAGGGTCTGTGGGTGATGGGCATTCTGGTCTGGATTATTAGTAGCGGCCTGCGCATTACCAGCGAATGGTTTGACGCCGATAGCGCCCGGCGCGACCTGGAAAACAAGCAACTCACGGCCGAGCTGGCCTTTCTTAAGTCGCAGGTAAGCCCGCACTTCCTGTTCAACACGCTCAACAACATCTACTCCCTGGCTCAGTTGAAATCAGACGACACGCCGGAGGCCATCATGCAACTGTCCCAACTCATGCGCTACATGCTATATGAGTCGGCCGCCGCTAGGGTGCCGCTGGCCCGCGAGACGGAGTACCTGCGCACCTACATTGACTTGCAGCGCCTGCGCCTCGACCCCGAGGAAGTAGACATTCGGTTTACCGTGGATGGGCCTCTGGATGGGCATTTAATTGAGCCTATGCTGTTGATTCCGTTCGTGGAAAATGCCTTTAAGCACGGCATCAGCGCCCAGAACTTTTCGCGCATTGCCGTGAATTTGATTGTGCGCGAAGACCAATTGCTATTCACGGTGCAGAACTCGCGCTTTCCCCGCACCGGCGGCCACGACCCCAACTCCGGCATCGGGCTACCCAACGTGCGCCAGCGCCTGCACCTGCTCTACCCCGACGGCCGCCACCAGCTGCACGTAGAGGAAACCGACGATGAATTTATGGTAGAACTCACTCTGACTTTAGCGTATGCTCCGGTGCCTGCTCGTTGA
- a CDS encoding LytR/AlgR family response regulator transcription factor yields the protein MLRCLLVDDEPLALRLLTSYVERVPFLELVGTCRSALEAMTVLQQEQVDVLFLDIQMPDLTGIEFVRSMQPQALVIFTTAYEGFALEGFNLNALDYLVKPIAFERFVKAAQKAQERLAPHQPEPAAAPAPTPPAAPSATPHDDYIFVKADYHTQRLNLRDIRYLEGLKDYIKIYAGAKPILTLNSLKAFEDRLPPQDFVRVHRSYIVAVAHIDSIRKNRIYMGEAIIPIGESYAEAFFKLIEERNMH from the coding sequence ATGCTCCGGTGCCTGCTCGTTGATGATGAACCCCTGGCCCTGCGCCTGCTCACCAGCTACGTGGAGCGCGTACCGTTTCTGGAGCTGGTGGGCACCTGCCGCAGCGCCCTCGAAGCCATGACGGTGCTCCAACAGGAACAAGTAGATGTGCTGTTTCTCGATATTCAAATGCCCGACCTCACGGGCATCGAGTTTGTGCGCAGCATGCAGCCCCAGGCCCTCGTAATTTTCACCACCGCCTACGAGGGCTTTGCCCTGGAAGGCTTCAACCTGAATGCCCTAGACTACCTGGTCAAGCCCATTGCCTTTGAGCGGTTCGTGAAAGCCGCCCAGAAAGCCCAAGAACGCCTGGCGCCCCACCAGCCCGAGCCGGCTGCCGCCCCGGCCCCTACCCCGCCGGCCGCGCCCAGTGCTACCCCCCACGACGACTACATCTTCGTGAAGGCCGACTACCACACCCAGCGCCTCAACCTGCGCGACATCCGCTACCTGGAGGGCCTGAAGGACTACATCAAGATTTACGCCGGGGCCAAACCCATTCTTACTCTCAACTCCCTGAAGGCCTTCGAGGACCGCCTGCCGCCCCAGGATTTCGTGCGCGTGCACCGCTCCTACATCGTGGCCGTGGCCCACATTGACTCCATCCGCAAAAACCGCATCTATATGGGCGAGGCCATTATCCCCATCGGCGAATCATACGCGGAGGCCTTCTTCAAACTGATTGAGGAGCGCAACATGCACTAG
- a CDS encoding histone deacetylase family protein, giving the protein MPCLATSDRYSIQLPAGHRFPIAKYALIREQLLWQGIAPPEDFYDPGLCAEEDILRVHSMEYWQRVRDLQLSAAEVRRLGLPQSPELVRRSLSSSAGTVQSARKALEHGIGLSLAGGTHHAFRDRGEGFCVLNDIAIAAAHLLHHGLVRQVLVVDLDVHQGDGTASIFREEPRVFTFSMHAGANYPLRKEQSDLDVALDLGTDDETYLRMLHDTLPRLLAQVQPDFIFFQAGVDVLATDKLGKLALTQAGCRRRDEYVLRLCQQHQLPVAVSMGGGYSEQLRDIVDAHCTTFRVAYEVFG; this is encoded by the coding sequence ATGCCCTGCCTTGCAACCTCCGACCGTTACAGCATTCAACTGCCCGCCGGCCACCGCTTCCCTATTGCCAAATATGCCCTGATTCGGGAGCAGTTGCTGTGGCAGGGCATTGCCCCACCGGAAGATTTCTACGACCCGGGGTTGTGCGCCGAGGAGGATATTTTGCGGGTACATTCCATGGAGTACTGGCAGCGCGTGCGGGACTTGCAGCTCTCGGCGGCGGAGGTGCGGCGGCTGGGGTTGCCCCAGAGTCCGGAGCTGGTGCGCCGCTCCCTGAGCAGCTCGGCCGGCACGGTGCAGTCGGCGCGCAAGGCCCTGGAGCACGGCATTGGCCTGAGTCTGGCCGGGGGCACCCACCACGCGTTCCGCGACCGGGGCGAGGGGTTTTGCGTGCTCAACGACATAGCCATTGCCGCCGCCCACCTGCTCCACCACGGCTTGGTGCGCCAAGTGCTGGTAGTGGACCTAGATGTGCACCAGGGCGACGGCACGGCCAGCATTTTCCGGGAGGAGCCGCGCGTATTTACCTTTTCCATGCACGCCGGCGCCAATTACCCCCTGCGCAAGGAGCAGTCGGACCTGGACGTGGCCCTGGACCTGGGCACCGACGACGAAACTTACCTCCGCATGCTGCACGACACCCTACCTCGCCTACTCGCCCAAGTTCAGCCCGATTTCATCTTCTTTCAAGCCGGCGTTGATGTGCTGGCTACCGACAAGCTCGGCAAGCTGGCCCTAACCCAAGCCGGTTGCCGCCGCCGCGACGAATACGTTTTGCGCCTCTGCCAGCAGCACCAGCTGCCCGTAGCCGTGAGCATGGGCGGCGGCTACTCTGAGCAGCTCCGCGACATTGTGGATGCCCACTGTACCACCTTCCGGGTGGCCTACGAAGTGTTTGGGTAG
- a CDS encoding PAS domain-containing sensor histidine kinase → MLSLPLSLAPADELLPALLDLSISGIVCYTPVLDATGQILDFVFSYVNPAAQRLLGMPAQPTTTYLQQFPQARSSGAFAFHVAAFGSDEPRHYEELYQDEQYDTYCRVVGRRLGQHLLVSFSFSQEHNERAAEQALRQSQAREQAARAEAERQRAELTNIFEQAPVAIAIFEGPDHVIKLVNAAHLELWGKTAAEVLHKPLFEAIPEAKGAGYEELLAGVMETEKPFVAKELSANLKRHGQQELVYFDFVYLPWRTEQGTVSGVIVVATDITQQVKARQQAEALQADLVAATRHQVQERNTLFQVFAQTPAAICIQRGPDHRYEYANAAYLQFFPGRQILGNTVAEAIPETVDSGVLALLDHVYQTGETYYGEELPLLIAQPEGPPKLMYFTFTYQAFHENGEIVGISTFAYNVADQVLARQQHEVQQRRLHELFEQAPVAIAIFRGPQYVIELANPAVCAIWGRTPEQALGTPLFELLPEAAGQGFEQLLDGVMATGVPYVANELPSHIDRHGRRDLVYWNFVYQPLHDGGDQITAVTVVATEVTEQVLARQRVQDLNQELAASNDELSKTNAQLTRTNIDLDTFVYTASHDLKAPITNIESIMLALREHLPREVQQHELISHLLDLLDHTVARFQTTIAQLTDLSKLQLAHAAPAEPVLLAAVVEDVRLDLAPDLQAAATQLMVEVAPDLLISFAPQNLRSIVYNLLSNAVKYRDPNRSSRVQLRAESTPQYVLLTVQDNGLGLNELQQRQLFGLFQRLHTHVEGTGVGLYIVKRLIENGGGTIRVQSEVGVGSTFTVSFPV, encoded by the coding sequence GTGCTTTCACTTCCGCTGAGTCTGGCTCCTGCCGACGAGTTGTTGCCCGCATTGCTGGATCTATCAATTAGTGGCATCGTGTGTTACACGCCAGTGCTGGATGCCACGGGGCAAATACTGGACTTCGTCTTTTCCTACGTCAATCCAGCGGCTCAACGCCTGCTGGGGATGCCGGCGCAGCCTACCACTACGTATCTGCAGCAGTTTCCGCAGGCGAGGAGCAGCGGGGCCTTTGCCTTCCACGTCGCGGCATTCGGCTCCGATGAGCCCCGGCACTATGAGGAGCTCTACCAGGATGAACAGTATGACACCTACTGCCGGGTAGTGGGCCGCCGCCTGGGCCAGCACCTGCTGGTGAGTTTTTCCTTTAGCCAGGAGCACAACGAGCGCGCCGCTGAACAGGCCCTCCGCCAGAGCCAGGCCCGCGAGCAGGCCGCCCGGGCGGAAGCCGAGCGGCAACGAGCAGAGCTGACGAACATATTTGAGCAGGCGCCCGTGGCTATTGCCATCTTCGAGGGGCCCGACCATGTCATCAAACTGGTAAACGCGGCCCACCTGGAGCTTTGGGGAAAAACGGCCGCGGAAGTATTGCATAAGCCCTTGTTTGAAGCCATTCCCGAAGCAAAGGGAGCGGGCTACGAGGAGTTGCTGGCCGGAGTCATGGAAACCGAAAAGCCCTTTGTCGCCAAAGAGCTGTCGGCCAACCTGAAGCGCCACGGCCAGCAGGAGCTGGTGTATTTTGATTTTGTGTACCTGCCGTGGCGAACTGAGCAGGGCACCGTATCGGGCGTCATTGTGGTGGCTACCGACATAACCCAGCAGGTAAAGGCTCGGCAGCAGGCGGAGGCGCTACAGGCCGATTTGGTGGCAGCTACCCGGCACCAGGTGCAGGAACGCAACACCTTGTTTCAGGTATTCGCGCAAACGCCGGCCGCCATCTGCATACAGCGCGGCCCAGACCACCGGTACGAATACGCTAACGCCGCGTACCTGCAGTTTTTTCCGGGACGCCAGATTCTGGGCAACACCGTTGCGGAGGCCATTCCCGAAACCGTGGACAGCGGAGTGCTAGCCCTGCTCGACCACGTGTATCAAACCGGCGAAACGTACTACGGCGAGGAGCTGCCCCTGCTGATTGCTCAGCCTGAGGGCCCGCCGAAGCTGATGTACTTCACCTTCACCTACCAAGCCTTCCACGAAAACGGGGAGATTGTGGGTATTTCCACCTTTGCCTACAACGTAGCGGATCAGGTGCTGGCCCGGCAGCAGCACGAGGTTCAGCAACGCCGGTTACATGAACTGTTTGAGCAGGCGCCAGTAGCCATTGCTATTTTCCGGGGGCCGCAATACGTCATTGAGCTGGCCAACCCGGCCGTGTGCGCCATTTGGGGCCGCACGCCGGAGCAGGCCCTGGGCACTCCCTTATTCGAGCTGCTGCCCGAAGCGGCGGGCCAAGGCTTCGAGCAGTTGCTCGATGGGGTAATGGCTACCGGCGTGCCCTACGTCGCCAACGAGCTGCCTTCCCACATTGATCGGCACGGCCGCCGCGACTTGGTGTACTGGAACTTTGTGTACCAGCCCTTGCATGATGGGGGCGACCAAATTACGGCCGTGACGGTGGTGGCTACCGAGGTAACCGAGCAGGTGCTGGCCCGCCAACGCGTGCAGGACCTAAACCAGGAACTGGCGGCTTCCAACGACGAGCTCAGCAAAACCAACGCCCAGCTCACGCGCACCAACATCGACCTGGACACCTTCGTGTACACGGCCTCCCACGACCTCAAGGCGCCCATCACCAACATCGAAAGCATCATGCTGGCCTTGCGGGAGCATCTGCCCAGGGAAGTTCAGCAGCACGAGCTGATTAGTCATTTGCTGGACCTGCTCGACCACACGGTGGCGCGCTTTCAAACTACCATTGCCCAGCTTACCGACCTCTCCAAGCTGCAATTGGCCCACGCCGCCCCTGCCGAGCCGGTGCTACTCGCGGCGGTGGTGGAAGATGTACGCCTGGACCTGGCCCCCGACCTGCAGGCCGCCGCTACCCAGCTCATGGTGGAAGTAGCCCCGGATTTGCTGATTTCCTTTGCCCCGCAAAACCTGCGCAGTATCGTGTACAACCTGCTCAGCAACGCCGTGAAGTACCGCGACCCGAACCGTTCGTCCAGGGTGCAGCTGCGCGCCGAAAGCACACCGCAATACGTGCTACTTACCGTGCAGGACAATGGCTTGGGGCTGAACGAACTGCAACAACGCCAGCTGTTTGGCCTGTTTCAGCGCCTGCACACCCACGTGGAGGGTACGGGTGTAGGCCTCTATATTGTGAAGCGCTTGATAGAAAATGGGGGCGGCACTATCAGGGTGCAGAGCGAGGTAGGGGTAGGCTCAACCTTTACGGTTTCGTTTCCGGTGTAA
- a CDS encoding J domain-containing protein, with product MNLHNPATDLPAANALPVSAPREAPGTPAQQAFRAAVEQVEGLRQRLREVRQEQAEARRRYWQQVGPAAATVVEARRALFGPLEEALLLDYFSRLEHRQIQEVIVGNARALQDRFGEDAEDILRKYAPRRRVEEADDAPASEAPTPTIDPNLPPHEQAAAHARTRRKSKAQKAEEAAAQQAREEQQRLLSNTKTLYRQLARLHHPDLARDPAAQQQKTALMQRITEAYETNDLYTLLQLLSEAGPTEATDDDVLARYTQALHQQTTELKQQLNALKFGENGFFGSTGKKREQEIRQLKRHLRAEAEYLAHVRQRMLEPEGLREVLRQLAAEGHETV from the coding sequence ATGAATCTGCATAACCCCGCCACCGACCTGCCCGCCGCCAACGCCCTACCCGTTTCAGCCCCGAGAGAAGCGCCCGGCACCCCGGCCCAGCAGGCGTTTCGGGCGGCCGTGGAGCAGGTAGAAGGCCTGCGCCAGCGCCTGCGGGAAGTGCGCCAGGAGCAGGCCGAAGCGCGCCGCCGCTATTGGCAGCAGGTGGGCCCCGCGGCGGCTACCGTGGTGGAAGCCCGCCGCGCCCTGTTCGGGCCCCTGGAAGAAGCCTTGCTGCTCGACTACTTCAGCCGCCTGGAGCACCGCCAGATTCAGGAGGTGATAGTCGGCAATGCGCGGGCCCTGCAGGATAGGTTTGGGGAAGATGCCGAGGATATTCTGCGTAAATACGCCCCGCGCCGCCGGGTGGAGGAAGCGGATGATGCTCCTGCCTCCGAGGCCCCTACCCCTACCATCGACCCCAACTTGCCGCCCCACGAGCAAGCGGCGGCCCACGCCCGCACCCGCCGCAAATCCAAGGCCCAGAAAGCCGAGGAAGCGGCCGCCCAGCAGGCCCGGGAAGAGCAGCAGCGCCTGCTGTCGAACACCAAAACCCTTTACCGCCAGCTGGCCCGCCTGCATCACCCCGACCTGGCCCGCGACCCAGCCGCCCAGCAGCAGAAAACGGCTCTGATGCAGCGCATTACCGAGGCCTACGAAACCAACGACCTGTACACCCTGCTGCAGCTACTCTCGGAAGCCGGCCCCACCGAGGCCACCGACGACGACGTGCTGGCGCGCTACACCCAGGCCCTGCATCAACAAACAACGGAGCTTAAACAGCAGCTGAACGCCCTGAAATTCGGTGAAAACGGCTTTTTCGGGAGTACCGGCAAGAAACGGGAGCAGGAAATCCGCCAGCTCAAGCGCCACCTGCGCGCCGAGGCGGAGTACCTAGCCCACGTTCGTCAGCGTATGCTGGAGCCGGAGGGCCTGCGCGAAGTGCTGCGCCAACTTGCTGCCGAGGGTCACGAAACGGTGTAA
- a CDS encoding alpha/beta fold hydrolase, whose translation MSTSTSPASAPVPAALPSAIRLLQLKFRLLAALSTELAFGAAWKLFTTPRRLPEKKWEPAALAGARRFEVTINRGQVAAYEWNPAGQRTVLLVHGWEHRASFWGAMARHLAAAGFRVVALDAPAHGASAGTRVTLPAYARAVQAVADELGEVYAVVAHSLGGAATAGVPVRFNQTKGGQLPRLVLLAVPGSTSAVAQRFAELLQLPPAVVARMARYVREQHGRDAESFSLVRTGHRLPVGRAMLFHDHDDASIPFAEAQEIAASWPGLDFRPTTGLGHNKIMRDPAVLEQVAEFLR comes from the coding sequence ATGAGTACTTCTACTTCTCCGGCTTCGGCCCCTGTCCCGGCCGCCCTGCCGTCCGCTATTCGTTTGTTGCAGTTGAAATTTCGGCTGCTAGCGGCGCTTTCTACAGAATTGGCTTTTGGTGCCGCCTGGAAGCTGTTTACTACCCCGCGCCGGCTGCCCGAAAAGAAGTGGGAGCCTGCCGCCCTGGCCGGGGCGCGCCGCTTCGAGGTAACCATCAATCGGGGCCAAGTGGCCGCCTACGAGTGGAACCCGGCGGGCCAGCGCACGGTGCTGCTGGTGCACGGCTGGGAGCATCGGGCCAGCTTCTGGGGGGCCATGGCCCGCCACCTGGCCGCAGCGGGCTTTCGGGTAGTAGCCCTGGATGCGCCCGCCCACGGGGCATCCGCCGGTACGCGCGTAACGCTGCCCGCCTACGCCCGCGCCGTGCAGGCCGTAGCCGACGAGCTGGGCGAGGTGTACGCCGTGGTGGCGCATTCCTTGGGTGGGGCTGCCACGGCTGGTGTGCCCGTGCGCTTTAACCAGACCAAGGGCGGCCAGTTGCCCCGCTTGGTATTGCTGGCCGTTCCGGGGAGCACCAGCGCCGTGGCCCAGCGCTTCGCTGAGCTGCTCCAGCTGCCCCCGGCAGTGGTGGCCCGCATGGCCCGCTACGTACGCGAGCAGCACGGCCGCGACGCGGAAAGCTTCAGCCTCGTCCGCACCGGCCACCGCTTGCCCGTGGGCCGTGCCATGCTCTTTCACGACCACGACGATGCTAGTATTCCCTTCGCCGAGGCCCAGGAAATAGCCGCCAGCTGGCCCGGCCTCGACTTCCGGCCCACCACTGGCCTGGGCCACAACAAAATCATGCGCGACCCTGCAGTGCTGGAACAGGTAGCCGAGTTTCTACGGTAA
- a CDS encoding XRE family transcriptional regulator — protein MSHVGKNIRKIRTVKKLSQAAFAELFGLARPSVGAYEEGRSEPKMETLIQIAHHFGLSVDLLLTKELTVNDLYGFERYQQPDTPAADAASEGTSGATPYVPTARLMEYIVRHHDAAFVQGLATLTFPPELGGATRAFEMQGADMQPTVRHQDVLLTCRVDKATLRLRAGRLYAFVLQNQLLVRRLLEHRSDNVLRLRADNPDYPVQDVPFTDALEVWEVQGVFSTYLRPPALVEERVTRLERQVEELLARLG, from the coding sequence ATGTCACACGTCGGAAAGAACATCCGCAAGATAAGAACGGTTAAAAAGCTGAGTCAGGCGGCTTTTGCCGAATTATTCGGGCTGGCCCGTCCCAGCGTAGGGGCTTACGAAGAGGGCCGCTCGGAGCCCAAAATGGAGACGCTAATTCAGATTGCTCATCATTTTGGCCTTTCCGTTGACCTGCTACTAACGAAAGAACTGACCGTAAACGACCTCTATGGTTTTGAGCGGTACCAGCAACCAGATACCCCAGCGGCCGACGCCGCTTCGGAGGGAACTTCGGGAGCTACTCCCTACGTGCCCACGGCCCGGCTCATGGAGTACATTGTGCGGCACCACGACGCCGCTTTTGTGCAGGGCCTGGCTACCCTAACGTTTCCGCCCGAGCTAGGGGGCGCCACCCGGGCCTTTGAGATGCAGGGCGCGGATATGCAGCCCACCGTTCGGCACCAGGATGTGCTGCTAACCTGCCGGGTAGACAAGGCCACGCTGCGCCTGCGGGCGGGCCGCCTGTACGCCTTCGTGCTGCAAAATCAACTGTTGGTGCGCCGGCTGCTGGAGCACCGTTCCGACAACGTGCTACGCCTGCGGGCCGATAACCCCGACTATCCGGTGCAGGACGTGCCTTTTACAGATGCCCTGGAAGTATGGGAAGTGCAAGGTGTGTTCAGTACCTACTTGCGCCCACCGGCCTTGGTAGAGGAGCGGGTAACGCGCCTGGAGCGGCAAGTGGAGGAGCTGCTGGCCCGGCTAGGCTAG
- a CDS encoding CesT family type III secretion system chaperone, translating to MVNRYFTTIKGFLLELGFDIRHEEAAANVLVVNKLDQGIRHLVLSCGEPLLILEQHLLDLPGPSCEVYQQLLQKNRDIIHGAFVLDESGRKVIFRDTLQLEHLDRPELEAVFNSLALLLSEFSDELIAFSKA from the coding sequence ATGGTCAACCGCTACTTTACAACTATCAAGGGCTTTTTGCTGGAATTGGGCTTTGATATCCGCCACGAAGAGGCGGCCGCCAACGTTCTGGTTGTCAATAAGCTCGACCAGGGTATCCGGCATCTGGTGCTTAGCTGCGGAGAACCGCTTTTGATTCTGGAGCAGCACCTGCTGGATTTGCCGGGCCCTTCCTGCGAGGTGTACCAGCAGTTGCTCCAGAAAAACCGCGACATCATCCACGGCGCCTTCGTGCTGGATGAGTCGGGCCGCAAGGTCATCTTCCGCGACACCCTGCAGCTAGAGCACCTCGACCGGCCCGAGCTGGAAGCGGTATTCAACTCCCTGGCCCTGCTGCTCAGCGAATTCAGCGACGAGCTGATTGCCTTTTCCAAGGCTTGA
- a CDS encoding PspA/IM30 family protein: MNLFTRLFKIGQAEAHSAVNQLEDPIKLTEQALRDLRQDLDKALHALAEVKALAIRSRNEAETGRAQALEYEGKAVQLLQKSGRQELAPAEADRLATEALTKKAQHEAHAIRAAQEQEKFEASARQLDENVQQLKQTISQWDNELRTLKARVTVSAATKTINQQLAQLDSSGTVALLERMKEKVATEEALAESYGQIAQESKSIDQEIDRALGKDGSSQAATELQALKAKLGL; this comes from the coding sequence ATGAACCTTTTCACGCGTCTCTTTAAAATCGGCCAGGCCGAAGCGCATTCGGCCGTTAATCAGCTCGAAGACCCAATTAAGCTCACGGAGCAAGCCTTGCGCGACCTGCGCCAGGACCTAGACAAAGCCCTGCACGCGCTGGCCGAGGTGAAAGCACTGGCCATCCGCAGCCGTAATGAGGCCGAAACCGGGCGGGCGCAGGCGCTCGAATACGAGGGCAAAGCAGTGCAGCTACTCCAGAAGTCGGGCCGCCAGGAGTTGGCTCCGGCCGAAGCTGACCGCCTCGCCACGGAAGCCTTAACCAAAAAGGCCCAGCACGAGGCCCACGCCATCCGCGCCGCCCAGGAGCAGGAGAAGTTCGAGGCCTCGGCCCGGCAGCTCGACGAGAATGTGCAGCAGCTTAAGCAAACCATTTCGCAGTGGGACAATGAGTTGCGCACCCTCAAAGCCCGCGTTACGGTTAGCGCCGCCACCAAAACCATCAACCAACAGCTAGCCCAGCTCGACTCATCGGGCACGGTGGCCCTGCTGGAACGTATGAAGGAAAAGGTAGCTACCGAGGAAGCCCTGGCCGAATCGTACGGGCAGATTGCCCAGGAAAGCAAATCCATTGACCAGGAAATTGACAGGGCGCTGGGCAAAGATGGCAGCAGCCAGGCCGCTACGGAGTTGCAAGCTCTCAAGGCGAAGCTGGGGCTGTAG